The Denticeps clupeoides chromosome 1, fDenClu1.1, whole genome shotgun sequence genome segment taaatactgattgaaTAAGGGCATGtgttaaatgtcataaatgtaaatgtagtgaaaGATTACTTAACTTTAAAGACTCAAACTATTGGTTGTTGAACAAGACATATCAGGCATTCTTGAAAAGGTGCTGGGAGTTTTTCCAAAATTGATAGAAAGCACGCAAAGAATCTTTACTGCTGTGGCAAAGGCAAGGGGTGgttattttaatgaaactcGTACATAAGctttcatatgttttttttaatatatttgtataatgtTACATTACACCGCAATACCAGTACTTCCTATGtttatacattttgaaaaatggcAGCATTGGCAGAGGGGGTTCCCAAACTTCTGGCCTATTCAAGGTAGATATCGTAGTGTCTTCTAGTAAATTAGCTTTTGGAATCAGAGAGCTGGGATATGCCAGTGATACAGTCATGCTAATgtctgtttaaaacattttttggggggacagcagcaggactgcCAGTCTTTTCAATCCACTTAAAGGGATGATTTGGGTTAAGAGGCTCAAAGAGTCTAATAATCCTCCAAAAGACTTAAAAAGTCACGTTGCACATAATTTAAAATGACCCCTGAAAGCCCTGTGTCACTAAGCTCTCTCCCCAAGTCAGCCAGAATATGACACAACATCTTTCAGACAAGATGTGACgtttacatgatttttttactgtacagttgtgtatgtttgtgtgaaaaGTGTAGGTTCAGCGCATACAGTGCACTCACACCAGTGCTGTTTGGACGCTCGGCGTTGTATACGGCAGCTTTTGATGCGGCGGGCGGCGGCCTTGTGGAGATACACAGCGTTCTTCATGATGGCTGGCAGTTTGGCTTCTATCTCCGCTGCGCAGATACACTCCTCAAAAAATTCTGGAAGAAAGAAAGCGTCCCACAATCCATCAGTTTCTTTTCTGTGGTGGCAGCTTGTTTTTGTTACTTGATTTGTTTtcttgaaattatttttttttaggtttataAGTTTTTGTTGACTTCTTTTATTGGGCCTTTTATTGTGATTTGCTACTTTGTGtgctgttttgttattttttctttgtcctCCTTCCTGCCTTCTCGTTCTCTCAGATATGGCAGGTGCCCGGGCAAGTGGTGGACTACCGGAtaaggaagcgaacccataatcggaaagttgctggttcgatgccactaagatgccactgagcagagcaccgtccccacacgctgctccctgggcgcctgtcatggctgcccactgctcaccaagagtgatgggttatgagcagaggacacatttcattgtgtcactgtgtgctgtgctgcagtgtatcacaatgacaatcacttgattttcacaaaaaaattattcagcATGTGTATAAGTAAAGAGGAATATCATAGGTTCATGTGGGACAAAATATTTATCCCTGCATATGTCTCCTCCCTGCATATTTCTCTACCATATAGTCCTGGGAGACCAactgttgtcaggattgcctgcagctgggctccacaccggaatgcaatcctgacgccccataaatgccggaagttttcgcccgttcggggtcgctggcattttcgtgaactctctgcacgaacttgaccttgtttagtgttatgtgttttgagttctggcaatcgccacacgcctacgggtttgtttatgttctttatttaagtttaaatcgttttcggccaccgcgccagtctttatttgtatttctttgtttgttaataaaacccccttcccagcatgtcagacctctgcgcttccttcccccgtaagtccgtagtcgtgacagaatgccagcgacccccccaaaagcgcagaggtaaaaaacagagaagaagaaacggcgcgaaggacgcagcccggcgcggcgaacgcggacggcaggggagagacgcgccgcccgttctggtggagcgttttctccccgagaagccgtggtacgcggcgccgcgtgatgacgtcacccccgggaaactccgcgaaacccggaagcgacaacgtcggcgggtgagtgggcggagcgaggacgttggcgtcggcagcagcgaggaagtgacgtgggcagcgagcgcagaagatgcgacccccacgatcttcggcatgtcgagccaagaactctgcgctctgctggccaggctccccgtggactgggacgacacggacgacgacgagagcacgggagacgagagttgggctccgcccatcgcaccagtctgcgatcgtcgcaaggtccgtggggacccacgtcacttccaggggggtgagaagcgacaacaacggcggcgtccctccagcgaggggatgggcagcctccagcccgaatggccagagtactgtccctgggagttgatcgcaccctgggtccaggatgtccgcagggtggacgaccctcggagtcacaggtgggaggacacggatgacgaaagcgacaatgacgtggattttcgttgggcagtcggggccgggatggctccacccagcgcgcgcgtccgagattgtcgcgacatccgtgaagatccacgtgacttccgagggtatgaggtcgacacggaccaacacgaggatgacgccgattgggcagtcggtgccgggatggctccgcccatcatgcccgtccgttgcgaggtccgtggaaacccacgtcagtcccagaggtgcgacaactgtgaggaggaggacagcgatgcgggcgtaagctggtggaacagggcgacaggaggtcgccaaccagcaactgcactgtcggaactgcctcacagggaagatgccctcccagttccagtcgccgacccgccttccctctgctcggacgttccccagctgaacggcagcgcatcaccagcgcccccgcatgctggagaagacgtccaccaccccccacgccacacgcccaccaccatctccagcgacgctgcctggcagcagggagagaccgacaggagttttcgggacttccaacagagactgagggcggagtttgatcggccagagcctgagccagggatcgaactctgcccctcctccacatccagtgccagtcaggatccggggcaagaagaccaagcactggcgggcgacgagaaggtcgcgcctcccgagattctggctgtgccccctgaggaggtcccggagagctcagagagggaatcagacgaccctctcttctgtctgtctctgtctgtgtgtgtgtgcgtggcatatgtgtccgtatgtcgcccccacttcccctctttgtgtccaccagatggcgacccagccgcggagccgaaccccagggaggaggttcctgacccgaatgtgctggtccaaggcgaggtggacaagccccaaggtaccccgaagtccagccggggggggtgctcccccaaagaattttttgggggggtgcagttcgggttggggactcctcctgaggggaggggaggtggggaagcgatggagctgggtcctccggtagccagtgaggagggcgggccaggcatgggcctgcgtctgcctccagaggggtggagcgccatagagcccccgggtaggcatgaggacccagctgggacaggcaggaagagggcctgcttgtcccaacggacgcagaaggggctagccggatggtctggcaatgccccccccttggcaccagggccgtgcagcgagaggggctgcatagtcccagaaggcaccagcctggggtgcctggaacagtcgccggaggctctgggacaatctccctgcgcggtgcagggggtgacactagacgtgtcagaggggacatgtggagacagggcccacacgtacccagatggatcggccctgattattgtgtgcaggtacgggagtccggggccgccatgcgggaccacgccggggagccaggccgagggtccggggccgccatgcaggaccacgccggggagccaggccgagggtccggggcagtcatgcgggaccacgccggggagccaggccgagggtccggggccgccatgcgggaccacgccggggagccaggccgagggtccggggccgccaagcgggaccacgccggggagccaggccgagggtccggggccgccatgcgggaccacgccggggagccaggccgagggtccggggccgccatgcgggaccacgccggggagccaggccgagggtccggggccgccatgcgggaccacgccggggagccaggccgagggtccggggccgccatgcgggaccacgccggggagccaggccgagggtccggggccgccaagcgggaccacgccggggagccaggccgagggtccggggccgccaagcgggaccacgccggggagccaggccgagggtccggggccgccaagcgggaccacgccggggagccaggccgagggtccggggccgccaagcctgaccacgccggggagccagcccgaggcaccggggccgccacgcctgaccacgccggggagccagcccgagggaccggggccgccacgcctgaccacgccggggagccagcccgagggaccggggccgccacgcctgaccacgccggggagccagcccgagggaccggggccgccacgcctgaccacgccggggagccagcccgagggaccggggccgccacgcctgaccacgccggggagccagcccgagggaccggggccgccacgcctgaccacgccggggagccagcctgaaggaccgggtcctccaaggggaggatacagcagggcaggagccctgtggttgccgccgtccgccccgccgcctccactgatggtactgttggggctccgaggacgtagcccttggagggggggctctgtcaggattgcctgcagctgggctccacaccggaatgcaatcctgacgccccataaatgccggaagttttcgcccgttcggggtcgctggcattttcgtgaactctctgcacgaacttgaccttgtttagtgttatgtgttttgagttctggcaatcgccacacgcctacgggtttgtttatgttctttatttaagtttaaatcgttttcggccaccgcgccagtctttatttgtatttctttgtttgttaataaaaaccccttcccagtatgtcagacctctgcgcttccttcccccgtaagtccgtagtcgtgacaactgTGATCATTTCAGGGTAAAAACAAGCAGATCCATCGCTTATACATGCATCCcttgaaaaaatatattagaGATTGCTTAAATAAAACTCCCTTTCTGTTTCTATGGTTTCTAGGTTCAGCTCCAACGCACCTTCTTAAAACATGATCAGCTGATTCAAATAGAATTAACAgattgtttattgtataattgtAATGatattgtgtgtttatttatttttttttaaataaagaaaaaaaattaataattttttatttcacacaagTCCATCATTTGAGAATTCATTGAATTCAGTGCTGTATTTCCAGCATGATGGTTATTGTAGCATAGAAATAATGTGTTTTTGATATGTTTCATAACAATATATCATATATAGAATCATAATAGTGTCTTGCAGAGACTGATTAAGTAACTTGTAAACATCAGTGTCAAGTTCACCCACTCCTGAGGTGGTTGACGTCGCCCCGCATCCTCTCATCCCTGTCATGTGTCTGCTCCAGCGAGCTCAGGCTCTGCTCCAGCCGCTGCAGCGCCTCCTCGGCCAGCTTCAGACGCTGCTCCAGCTCCATCCGCGATTCCATCTCCACCTGGGCCGCGGAAGCAGCCACATACGCAGAAAAACATGAGAGCACGTGTAGCAGAAGGTGATACCCAAACTATTTTGTAGTGTCTGGAAATGTTCATCAACTGCATTACTGATAAAGAGTCTCCAACCGAGGTTCTGGATGATTGGGTAGCTGTATGAATGCATGGATGAATTTTGACACCCCATGTGACAAACTACTCAGAGATGTTCAGTCTGGAACATACTAGGAGGGTTCATTTCTAAAATGCTACAAGCTAAgtcagacacaccttctcttttaAACCTTTGTGGCATTTTTAAACCCCTGGCTGTCAGTCCGGCCCCAAAGCCAGAATGTTTTCATTCCAGTTTCCTTTTAATAGTGGATTATATGGTGCAGATGAATgacaaaggggaaaaacagaAGTGCGCTTGAACAGCTTCAGTGCTTCAGAATGGCAGGtacttcagcaaaaaaaaaaggggtacaacaattttttttcaaaaggcaCTACTTTTCTTTTCTCACTGGCTGGTTATAAGCTAATGCTGACTATTGGTAATAGTATAATATTTTAACTTCAGGTCTAactgactcactcactcactgtccatcACTGCTTAGTTGTACCTAGGCAAGCCCAAACCAAGAGAATGGCTGCAGGGTGAGGACTCACAGGGCGGGGAGGCAGTCCAGCACAGGGTGTGCAGACACATTCACTTACACACTTACAATTATGGACAAGTTAGGGCTGCCATTTCACCTACAATGTGAGTTACATTGTGTGTTACATTGTTCTTAAATTTGATAGGACAGGACCCCTGAACGACCAgtcaaatttaaaatgattcCTTTTATTACATTCCATCAGCCATATAATTTTCACTCTCATCCAAGCCTGACCTAATTTTAGAAAAGTACCCCAGCAAATGCTTATGGAGCCGACAGGGTTAGAAGGCATCTCACCTTCAGCTCGGCTTCAGTCTGCTTCTTGTCGGCTGTGAGCTGAGTCAGGGACTGCTGCAGAGTCTGAGCCTGATGTGAGTAAAACTCCCTCTCTTCCTGCAGAACCTTGGCCCTCTGCTCAATCTCCTTTAGCCTGAAGAGGGCAGCAAATGGCAGTGGGACACAGCGACCCccacagaagaaagaaagaaagaaagaaagaaagaaagaaagagcacCACCATCTATTATGCAGCAAATCTGGAATCTCAAGATGCAAAAGTTAATCTAAAGCATAATTCAAGTTTAATTCAAAGAGAGTGGAGCAGGCAATGACATTAGCAAAAAATAATCAAGGACCATGATTAGATAGTCTCTATCATGTTACTTCCAGCCTCTTTTATTACACATCTTTTATGCCGTTAAAAAGAATATATtctgaaacacagaacagaaactgttccttgttaatttttttatttttagaccgAAGTGAATAAATTGAGCCGATCTGTGTTGgatatgtgtttttttggatgaaaaaatgaaatgtgagaATTATTCTGCTGTTTTTGAATCTGCTGTGGAAAGTAAGAGCATTGCTTTTCGGCAAAAGGGCATTCACACAGCCAGGTCAATGGACTCCATTCCCCCAGTCCACTATCTGCGGCATCTTATTGATCGGCTTGCATGCTTTGCCAATCAATGGACATTTCCACTTTGTGCCTCGGCACACAGCTCAGCTCCATTAACACTTAGTCCACCTCCGGTCAGGCAGGACGACAACATACCATCATACCAACATGTCAGATTTCCCCCTGCAGGTACCCAAAGAGAGCCATCACTCTGACCAGTACATTAAGATGCAATCAAAGCTGATGTAACCGCTGGTCTCATCGGTGCAATgctatttcatttaaattaaaagattgtgttctgtttCTTATGTTTAATTAGGGAGGAGTAAGCAGGCCAAGGTGATGTATAAAATATGATGCAACCTAAATAGATATTTcttacaaagaaaaaacaaaaaaaaaaaacaatcacattgTCATTGCACTGGCCCAATAATGAAAAGATAAAGTAGTCATTGGGctcatttaaagatttttttgtgattaaaagacatatatatatatataagtaaataTATAATCATATGTTTCACCATAATGAGAATTAGATTGATGCATTTGTGACAATCAAAACAACAAACCTTCATTGTCATTAATACTatcaatgcattaaaatatatattacattgtGATATGAAGTATGGCAGTGTGCTGCTCTCTTAGTTTTTTTCTATCATGTGATTAGACCTGATAGAATTATGTTATTTCCTTACACATATTATCTGCAATAACTTGACCCAAATTTTATGAAAATCACCTATTCCATTTGCTCTATGAAAGTAGCCATGCTCATCATATCCAGAACATCTACATTGCTGTTTTCTATGACTACGAATATGGTCTGAATGACTGAATCACTGTACTGGTAAATGATAAGCCTCATTAACTTTGGACATTGTGGTTTTAAAAAGCAAGGAGTTCAGCATCCACCCTCACCGGTCCTCTGCcagttccttctccctctgCAGCTTCCTCATCTGCTCCTCTATATGCCGGAGGTTGCCCTGCAGGAGGCCTGTGTCCTCAGGCTTCGCCGGATTTACTCCAGTCTGTGGGGAGGCCACCAGGGCTTCCGCTGCGCTCTCACCCCCCTCCTGCTGCACCCGCAGAAGCTCCAGGGTGCGCTGCTTCTTCTGGGAGAGCTCCTGAGGACGCCGGGAGAACTCATGAGGAAGCAAACTAATCCTACATTCCCAGCAGTGTCACTTCCTAAAGCGCATCTTTTCAGCTTTGGAAAGTTTGAGTCATGGTGAGGTGTGGCACAGCTTTACTGATCCGTCAAAATTCGCCACAGATGTTTTTCTCAGGCTTCTCTCATTTGTCACCTCTCTGTGTACACTAGTAGATATAAATGGGTTTTCTGTACCTCTATTGACTTTTGCAGTTGTGTGGTCAGGCTGTGCAGCTCCTCCTTCTCACTTTCCACACCTTTCAGAGATTGGGCTGTGCCGTCAAGGTCCCTGGCAGCATCAATGGCAGTTATATTACATACACATCCATATCTAGCTCTTGTGTTGTACTGACTTTAACTGTgtggggttaaggaagcggttaaGCAAGTGGACACATAACTAGAAGGTTTGACGATCACagtactgtcctcacacactgctcctgggcaGTGTGTAAAAGCTCATTGTACTGACATAATCTCCCATCATTGTATAATTTGGAGTGGGGAAGCATGACTTGTAAACTATCATTTTGGTTGAAGGAATGTGGATGTCAATTATACCTCACAGATATGTAATGCCACAGAAATGTACTGATTGCTAAAATTAAGCTAAAACAGACTCATTATTTGCAAGACAACCTGATCACATTAGGGGCAAGGCCTTGATTCTTTTCGCATTTACATGGCTCAGCAACCTACCAAGATGAGCCCAAGAGCAagtggtgctagtagcctagtgggtaacagactcgcctatgaaccagaagatccaggttcaaattccactttttaccattgtgtccctgagcaagacacttaaccctaagttgctccagggagactgtccctgtaactactgattgtaagtcgctctggataagggagtctgataaatgctgtaaatgtaaaaagaacaaatggTAACTGCAGCCATTAACATGGTGCCATGTCAGAGTTCAGATGTTACTATGCTACGGCCCCAAACCACAGTTTGAATTTTGCAggtatgtattgtatgtaatATTATGACATTAGTCATAATATTAGTAACATTAGTAGTTTATAGCTCAGAAAGCAATCAAAGCAGAAGCAGAAACAAAGTATTAAGGAGCCTAATACACAATACAACACATAGCTGAGGTGACATGCCCTTAGATGTTGGGTGGATGACCACTTTAAACCAACTATCTTACTCTTTGACAtgctcctgctctgctctgagCTCAAAAACGACCTCCTCAAACCTCAGCTTCTCTTCCTCCAAAACCTGATTTAGTCTCTCCAgttcctgcaacacacacacacacaataaatgtCATAAGTACACATGTATAGTGGTCAAAATCCTCATTGCTACACATGTAAACACTAGGAGGTTATATTATGTGTGCAAAATGGATTCACTGTGCTCTAAGTCAAAGTAAAAGCATATAAATCTGAAACTAATGGGTTCACCTCCTTTTCTTCTCGTTGTATGCTGAGTTCCTCTGTCTCCTCCATAAGTTTATCTGAATAGAAGAAGACAGCTTTAACAGCAACATGGTCCTAATCTAGAAACCTGGACTAACAATGCCTGAGAACTTCCAGATGTTCCTTTTGTCACTGTATCTCTGCCAGAGGTGTTCCATCTTACCCAGATACTCCTGCTTCTCCTTGGCCAGCTGAAGTCCCTGAGCCTCCAGGCTCTCAATCATTGCCTCACCAAGCTGGGCGTTCTTCCAAGTGCTGTGGGCGCAAGGGAGGGAACAGCAACTCCATTTAAACCCAGATTGAGTTTAAATCATCGATACAGCCGACAATTTCCACTCAAGGTGAACAGAAACCGTCCAGGAGTGTTTGCCAATGCATAAATCATAGGTGCTCTATTGGAGTGACCCTGGG includes the following:
- the plekhd1 gene encoding pleckstrin homology domain-containing family D member 1 isoform X1, whose translation is MFFGPSLHPFCRLKADTMFSSSKPSLFPPWTSMEQADADVLDISTKVQLHGVLWKRPFGRPSAKWSRRFFIIKDSFLLYYAENEKRSFETNKYFNIHPKGVIPLGGCVVASKEDQGMPFAMVITHEDFTGNVVLAAESEAEQIQWLEMLQESGKVTWKNAQLGEAMIESLEAQGLQLAKEKQEYLDKLMEETEELSIQREEKEELERLNQVLEEEKLRFEEVVFELRAEQEHVKEDLDGTAQSLKGVESEKEELHSLTTQLQKSIEELSQKKQRTLELLRVQQEGGESAAEALVASPQTGVNPAKPEDTGLLQGNLRHIEEQMRKLQREKELAEDRLKEIEQRAKVLQEEREFYSHQAQTLQQSLTQLTADKKQTEAELKVEMESRMELEQRLKLAEEALQRLEQSLSSLEQTHDRDERMRGDVNHLRKFFEECICAAEIEAKLPAIMKNAVYLHKAAARRIKSCRIQRRASKQHWLKHSKSFIHSPAEGQSLEDLRETARRLNSDSCFRQSIYKIVARQDAHKLED
- the plekhd1 gene encoding pleckstrin homology domain-containing family D member 1 isoform X2, whose amino-acid sequence is MFFGPSLHPFCRLKADTMFSSSKPSLFPPWTSMEQADADVLDISTKVQLHGVLWKRPFGRPSAKWSRRFFIIKDSFLLYYAENEKRSFETNKYFNIHPKGVIPLGGCVVASKEDQGMPFAMVITHEDFTGNVVLAAESEAEQIQWLEMLQESGKVTWKNAQLGEAMIESLEAQGLQLAKEKQEYLDKLMEETEELSIQREEKEELERLNQVLEEEKLRDLDGTAQSLKGVESEKEELHSLTTQLQKSIEELSQKKQRTLELLRVQQEGGESAAEALVASPQTGVNPAKPEDTGLLQGNLRHIEEQMRKLQREKELAEDRLKEIEQRAKVLQEEREFYSHQAQTLQQSLTQLTADKKQTEAELKVEMESRMELEQRLKLAEEALQRLEQSLSSLEQTHDRDERMRGDVNHLRKFFEECICAAEIEAKLPAIMKNAVYLHKAAARRIKSCRIQRRASKQHWLKHSKSFIHSPAEGQSLEDLRETARRLNSDSCFRQSIYKIVARQDAHKLED